The Gemmatimonadota bacterium genomic sequence TAACGAGCGTCCTGCGCCGCAAGCCGTACATGGCCGCGACCGCGGTCCTTACGGCAGCCTCGGCGGCGATGACGCAGATGCCCCTCGTGGATGATCTCGGTTTCGAGTTCGCCTTCTTCACCGCCGCCATCGCCACCTTCGTCACGGGCGTGATGACCGTCCATCTCGTGAGCGGCTGGCGAGGGGACGGTTTGCGAACAGACGGCACGAGCAACACCCGCCATTCGGCGCTGCTCGCCCTGCTCTTCGGGCTTTCCCTTTCGACACTCCTGCTGCCGATGGTCGTAATGTTCGTCAACAGCTGGATCAGTGGTTTCTGCAACGTGCCGGAGGGACTCGCGTTCTACCTGCTGCTTCCCGGCATCAGCGTCCTGTGGGCCACCGCCGTCGCGTTGGTCTGCGCGCTGTCCGTGGAACGAAGACGGCACGCCACGCTCCTTTTTCTCGGCGTCATGTTTGTTTCCGTCGGCATCAGCGTGTTTCGTCTGGCCACTCAGCCGCCCGTATTCGCCTACAACCCGATCATCGGGTATTTTCCCGGACCGATTTACGATGAAGTGGTGGTCATCACCTCGACGCTGCTTGCGGCGCGGGCGATCGTGCTCGTCAGCGTCCTCGCGATGGTCGCCGGCCTGTGTGCCTGTTTCGATCCGTCGGTCCGGAAGATCCGTCCCTCGCTGTTATGGAAGTTCCGCGGCGGAAGTCCGAACGATGGTCTGGCCGCTGACAGTTCCACGAACGCCGGGAGCGCTGAGATCGGCGGGAGTGCCGCGACCGGCATGTCCATGCGGGTGCTGTTCCTGGTTTCGGTAGTGGTGCTGGCGGCGGCCTACGCCTACCGGGCGCCCCTGGGCATCGTGATCGACCGGGCGCATATCCAGCAGACCCTGGGGGGCCACCGGCAGACGGACCACTTCGACCTCTACTATGATACGAACACCATTTCGGCCTGGAACATGGATCTCATCGCCCGGGATCACGAATACCAACTCGACCGGGTCATCAACTACCTGGACGTGCCGGCCCCTCGGGCGCGCATCGCGTCATATATCTATGGCAGCGCGGACCAAAAGAAGCGGCTCATGGGCGCCCGGCATACGTCCATCGAACGCCCCGGTGCGGACGAAATGCACCTCAACAACGCGTCGTTTCCACATCCCGTGCTGAAACATGAACTGGTGCACGTCATGTCCGCCGCTTTTGGAAACGCGCTGTTCGGAGGCAGCTACTGGATCGGGTTCCACGAGGGGCTGGCCGAGGCGGTGGACTGGCAGGACGCCCCCATGAACCCGCACGAGTGGAGCCGGGCCATGCGCGAGCTCGGCCTTGCGCCGCGACTGGAGGACCTGTTCAGCATGACGGGATTCTGGTCGGCCGCGTCCTCGCGCAGCTACACGCTGTGCGGATCTTTCGTTCGCTTCCTGATCGAACGCTATGGGCTGGACGTATTCAAGCAGGCCTTTCCCGACGGCGCCGTCGAGGCGTCCTATGGCCGGTCAACGGCGGAACTGATCGCCGAGTGGGAGACCTTCGTGGACGGCATCTCTTTGCGTGAAGACCAGCTCCGAATAGCCCGGCAGCGGTTCATTCGACCCGCCATCTTCAGAAGGCACTGTCCCCACGAAGTGGCCGCGCTGAACGACCGGGCCTGGCAGGCCTACAATGCACAACGCTATCGGGATGCCGTGGGCTATTTCGACCGCATGCTCGAACTGGAGCCCGAGAACCCATCGGCCCTGAGAGGTCTGCTGTACGGGATCTACCGGCAGGGGGACTACGAACGGGTCGAGTCGGTCGCCCAGCGGATCGAACGACCGGACCAGACCGTCGGGCTGCTGGCGGACGCCCAACTGGTCCGCGGAGATACAGCGTGGAAGACCGGGAGGATGGACGATGCCAGGCGCAGCTACGAAGCGGTCGTGGGCCTGCAGGCGTCGGAAGCCATGTCGCGCGCCGCGTCCATCCGGCTGGAGGTGCTCGACCGGGAGCCGATCCGGGACACGATCATGACCTACCTGACTGCCGTGACCGGCCACTGGCGGCTGGTCCTGTCCGTCCGGGACGCGGGCGATCTCGCGCCTGATTACGGGACGGGCCATTACCTCCTGGGCCGCTGGCTGTTCCTATCGGGATCCTATGAACAGGCGCTCGAGTACCTGGTGAAAGCGGATGCTATTGGACTCCCGGACGAGGTCGTGCAGCAGGAAAGCCTGCGCCTGGAAGCCATGTCTCATTTCTACCTGGAGCGCTACGATCAGTCGGCCGAAGCCTTCGGGCGCATGGCGGCGTTGGTGGGCTCGGACGGGTCGGCCAGGACGGCTGAAGCCTGGATAGACCGTTGCCGGTGGTATCAGCAGAACGGATCGGACGGTCGCGACCGCCAGGCAAACCGGGCGAGGTAAGGCGCGTACCACCTACGGGCACGCCAAGCAAGCCGGGCGTGGAAGACCCCGGCGGTGGCTATAGTGGCTCGGCAGCGACGACTACCACCCCGATATGGACTGGTTCAGGATCTCGTCGGCCATTCTCTCGATGGCGGTATCGAGGGCCGGCTCGCGGTCCGAATCCGTACCGGTATCGATGGCGTAGTCACCGAAGGTACGCAGCTGCCTTTCCTCCCAGATCACTTCCTTCTTGTCCACGGTTTCGAAACGGACGTCCACGACGATCGAGAGACGGACTTCCCGGGCCTGCGTTCCCGCGGAGAACGCCACGGACTCCTCCTGCAAATTGGTGATCACGCCAATGATCGCCGCGTCCGCCTGCCGCAGATCCACGATCCTGAACTCGCCGTTTTCGAGAAACCGTTCGATTACCTTGTCCGTCAAATCCTCCTGAATGCCGGTCTCCACGGTGGTATTGTCAAACAGCGGTATGACAATGTTGCGAATGTCCCCGGCGCGCGATCCCTGTGAAGTGGAATAGTAGCACGCCGTGACCGTCATGCAGGCGGAAAGCAACAGGATAAGGAAGACGGCGGGTCTTCGGCGGGGTTTCGGATTCATCATTTTCTTCTCCACTCGTTCAATTGTACACGCGGTCCAGGTCGATGCCGCGATAGTAGTGTTTCAGGATCCGGTCGTACTTGTATCCCTGGCCGGCCATCCCTATGGCGCCCATCTGGCACATTCCTATGCCATGGCCATAGCCGCCGCCTTCCGCCACGACGGTGTTTTGCCTGAACTTCAAATCGAACTTCGTGCTGCGGAGCATCGGCTGGCCCCGGACCGGGCGGCGCAATGCGGAACGTATCTGCCCGCTGCGCAGTGTCGTAGTCCCGTGATTCGATTTGATCTCGAGTTGTTGAACGCGTCCGGTCGGAGATCGACTCTTGATGGACATACTGCGTAGAGAAAACTCACCCTGCTTGCGTGGGTCCAGGCCTGGAAGCCTCGTCGCCAGGATGTTCTCCAGCGTATTCTTGTTCCACTCCACGCGCCATGTATAGACCGGCGAATGGTTGCAGAAGTCGTCGCTTCCGCGTTCCCGGTCCCGCACGGAGCGCAGGTACGGAATGGGATTGCCTCCCCAGGCGTCCTCGATGGATTCGGTTTCGCCCGCGCAGGTCGAGGAGTACTGGGCGGCAATCGGTTTGCCGTCATAGGTAGCGATCACGCCGCGGGTCTCCGATATCGCCCGGTCGGCGAGGGGCCATTCCGCGCTGTAGCCGTGGTATACCTGGTCGGCCACGGTACCGTACAGATCGAATCCCAGGGCCTTGCGTCTGCCCAGGTTCGCCACCGTGTACGTCCGGGCCGCTACGGCCTGGGCCTTCAACGCCTCGATGCGGTCTTCCTTGAGCTTGCCGATTTCCGGGGGGACGACCCCGCGCAGGTAGTTCTCCACGTCGAGGATGTTCACGACGGTCAACTTGCCGTTCTTGTTCGAAACCACCTCCATCGATCCGCGGTACTCCCGGTCCGCGGCTTTGAGACGTCCTTCCCGCGCGAGCGGGTTCACCTGGATCGGACCGGTATAGAGTCCCTGGGCCGCGCCGCCTGGCGCGGACACGTCGATCCACGCGCCTTTCGCCTGCATGCTCCAGATCTGCCCGGAAGAGGATGTGCCGATCACTTCGCCGCTGGCCCGGTCCACGACGCGGAAGCGGCCTGTACCGGTCAGGCTGGCAGAATCCCGGTTCACCAGCAAGCCGATTCGGATCATCGGAAGCTGGCCGGGCTTGAACGCCCCCGTTGTCGGCGCGGTCTCGGAAGGGGCCGGTCGTGCGGGACGATCGGATGGGAGTGGCCTGCCGGCGCATCCCAGGATCAACAGGAACAATACCAGGGCCGGCCACCACGCGGACCGTACGCGTCCCGGCGCGTGAGCTGGCCACCGCGTTCGCCGCGCGGACCGTATTCGAATCGGCACGAGGTCAGGCATGGTACCGGCGCGGTCTGTCACGATGCCGGCCGGGATCCGGTCTTTGATGTTCCGCATGGTTGACG encodes the following:
- a CDS encoding tetratricopeptide repeat protein, which translates into the protein MSPDKHFITSVLRRKPYMAATAVLTAASAAMTQMPLVDDLGFEFAFFTAAIATFVTGVMTVHLVSGWRGDGLRTDGTSNTRHSALLALLFGLSLSTLLLPMVVMFVNSWISGFCNVPEGLAFYLLLPGISVLWATAVALVCALSVERRRHATLLFLGVMFVSVGISVFRLATQPPVFAYNPIIGYFPGPIYDEVVVITSTLLAARAIVLVSVLAMVAGLCACFDPSVRKIRPSLLWKFRGGSPNDGLAADSSTNAGSAEIGGSAATGMSMRVLFLVSVVVLAAAYAYRAPLGIVIDRAHIQQTLGGHRQTDHFDLYYDTNTISAWNMDLIARDHEYQLDRVINYLDVPAPRARIASYIYGSADQKKRLMGARHTSIERPGADEMHLNNASFPHPVLKHELVHVMSAAFGNALFGGSYWIGFHEGLAEAVDWQDAPMNPHEWSRAMRELGLAPRLEDLFSMTGFWSAASSRSYTLCGSFVRFLIERYGLDVFKQAFPDGAVEASYGRSTAELIAEWETFVDGISLREDQLRIARQRFIRPAIFRRHCPHEVAALNDRAWQAYNAQRYRDAVGYFDRMLELEPENPSALRGLLYGIYRQGDYERVESVAQRIERPDQTVGLLADAQLVRGDTAWKTGRMDDARRSYEAVVGLQASEAMSRAASIRLEVLDREPIRDTIMTYLTAVTGHWRLVLSVRDAGDLAPDYGTGHYLLGRWLFLSGSYEQALEYLVKADAIGLPDEVVQQESLRLEAMSHFYLERYDQSAEAFGRMAALVGSDGSARTAEAWIDRCRWYQQNGSDGRDRQANRAR
- a CDS encoding SpoIID/LytB domain-containing protein, with product MMQHAHAAWRGKFVMRFSTSTMRNIKDRIPAGIVTDRAGTMPDLVPIRIRSARRTRWPAHAPGRVRSAWWPALVLFLLILGCAGRPLPSDRPARPAPSETAPTTGAFKPGQLPMIRIGLLVNRDSASLTGTGRFRVVDRASGEVIGTSSSGQIWSMQAKGAWIDVSAPGGAAQGLYTGPIQVNPLAREGRLKAADREYRGSMEVVSNKNGKLTVVNILDVENYLRGVVPPEIGKLKEDRIEALKAQAVAARTYTVANLGRRKALGFDLYGTVADQVYHGYSAEWPLADRAISETRGVIATYDGKPIAAQYSSTCAGETESIEDAWGGNPIPYLRSVRDRERGSDDFCNHSPVYTWRVEWNKNTLENILATRLPGLDPRKQGEFSLRSMSIKSRSPTGRVQQLEIKSNHGTTTLRSGQIRSALRRPVRGQPMLRSTKFDLKFRQNTVVAEGGGYGHGIGMCQMGAIGMAGQGYKYDRILKHYYRGIDLDRVYN